From Acidobacteriota bacterium, one genomic window encodes:
- the accB gene encoding acetyl-CoA carboxylase biotin carboxyl carrier protein, translating into MKKDDLNLKDIRFEDIEKIINLIIEKNLAEFELEKEGLRIKIKKNIFPSVSIQTPNLNPSASPISYQEKIEHSVQKELTPSEDVYYIKSPIVGTFYRAPDPSSPPYVDEGDRVEKGQILCIVEAMKLMNEIESEVSGIIKSIFVENAQPVEYGQKLFEIKVLP; encoded by the coding sequence ATGAAAAAGGACGATTTAAACCTGAAAGATATAAGATTCGAAGATATTGAAAAAATAATCAACCTTATCATCGAAAAAAATCTTGCTGAATTTGAACTGGAAAAAGAAGGGTTGAGAATTAAGATAAAGAAAAATATCTTTCCTTCAGTTTCTATACAAACTCCGAATCTAAATCCTTCAGCTTCCCCTATTTCTTATCAGGAAAAAATTGAACATTCTGTTCAAAAAGAACTCACTCCTTCTGAAGATGTTTATTATATAAAATCGCCGATAGTGGGAACATTCTATAGAGCACCGGATCCATCCTCTCCTCCTTACGTAGATGAAGGCGATAGAGTCGAGAAAGGACAGATCTTGTGCATTGTAGAAGCAATGAAACTGATGAATGAAATAGAATCTGAAGTATCCGGAATTATTAAATCAATATTTGTTGAGAATGCTCAGCCTGTTGAATACGGTCAAAAACTTTTTGAGATCAAGGTCCTTCCATAA
- the accC gene encoding acetyl-CoA carboxylase biotin carboxylase subunit produces the protein MFSKVLVANRGEIALRIVKALKELEIKSVIVYSEADAKSLPAQLADEKICVGPPKSSESYLNIPAIISAAEISKADAIHPGYGFLSENPMFAEICETSGISFIGPSSSIIKLMGDKNEARQTMKKEGVPIIEGTENPITNLREAKKFASKIGFPVMLKAVAGGGGKGMRVVHNQRELETIFPVAQAEASSSFGNPSMYIEKFLEKARHIEIQILADNYRNVIAIGERECSIQRRHQKILEEAPSVALDERTRKRMMRIVEKAAESIGYRSLGTFEFLLDEKENFYFMEANTRVQVEHPVTEAIYSIDLIKEQIKLAAGEKLNVRRDLLPRGHSIECRINAEDPFTSSPSPGKIEFLALPSGNGVRVDSAIYCGYEIPPHYDSLVAKIIVHGNSRDEAIKRMRAALLSTIIVGVKTNIPLHLKILDDYDFRQGSYDIHFMERFLKETEPS, from the coding sequence ATGTTCTCCAAAGTTCTCGTTGCCAATCGAGGAGAAATAGCCCTTCGAATAGTTAAGGCTCTGAAAGAATTAGAGATAAAAAGTGTAATAGTCTATTCAGAAGCTGATGCAAAATCTCTACCAGCCCAGTTAGCCGATGAAAAAATCTGTGTTGGTCCTCCAAAAAGCTCTGAAAGCTACCTTAACATACCTGCAATCATCTCAGCAGCTGAAATATCAAAAGCTGATGCAATTCATCCCGGATATGGATTCTTGTCTGAAAATCCTATGTTCGCTGAAATATGTGAAACTTCAGGAATTTCTTTTATCGGTCCTTCTTCATCTATCATTAAATTAATGGGGGACAAGAATGAAGCGCGACAGACGATGAAAAAAGAGGGTGTGCCAATCATAGAAGGTACTGAAAATCCAATTACAAATCTTCGGGAGGCAAAAAAATTTGCATCAAAAATAGGATTTCCAGTTATGCTGAAAGCAGTCGCAGGAGGAGGTGGAAAAGGGATGAGAGTTGTCCACAATCAGAGAGAGCTTGAAACCATTTTTCCAGTTGCTCAGGCTGAGGCATCCTCTTCTTTTGGAAATCCTTCAATGTACATTGAAAAATTCTTAGAGAAAGCAAGGCATATAGAAATACAGATACTGGCTGATAATTATAGGAATGTCATTGCCATAGGAGAAAGAGAATGTTCAATTCAGAGAAGACATCAGAAAATTTTGGAAGAAGCTCCTTCAGTTGCTCTTGACGAAAGGACAAGAAAAAGAATGATGAGGATTGTTGAAAAAGCAGCAGAATCTATTGGATACAGAAGCCTTGGAACTTTTGAATTTTTACTGGATGAGAAGGAAAATTTTTATTTTATGGAAGCAAACACAAGAGTTCAGGTTGAACATCCTGTAACAGAAGCAATCTATTCGATTGACTTAATAAAAGAACAGATAAAATTAGCAGCAGGAGAAAAGCTGAATGTCAGAAGAGATCTTCTTCCAAGAGGTCATTCAATAGAATGCAGAATAAATGCAGAAGACCCGTTTACTTCTTCTCCATCTCCTGGAAAGATTGAATTTCTTGCTCTTCCAAGCGGAAATGGAGTGAGAGTTGATTCAGCAATTTATTGCGGATATGAAATTCCTCCCCATTACGATTCTCTTGTAGCCAAAATAATAGTCCATGGAAACTCCCGTGATGAAGCAATCAAAAGAATGAGGGCTGCTTTACTTTCCACAATCATAGTTGGTGTTAAAACAAACATCCCCCTTCATTTGAAAATACTCGATGATTATGATTTTAGACAAGGAAGCTACGACATTCACTTCATGGAAAGATTCCTTAAAGAAACAGAGCCCAGCTAA
- a CDS encoding MTH938/NDUFAF3 family protein: MKIERYSFGEIVINGNKFTSDLKLFPNMIKANWWRKEGHNLLPEDMEDVIQENPEIVIIGTGKLGVMKVSKEFIELARSNNIKLIIENTEKAIDIFNKLPDKNKVIAVFHLTC, from the coding sequence ATGAAAATTGAGCGATATAGTTTTGGAGAAATTGTAATAAATGGAAACAAATTCACTTCTGATTTAAAGCTATTCCCAAATATGATTAAGGCAAACTGGTGGAGAAAAGAGGGGCATAATCTTTTGCCTGAAGATATGGAAGATGTAATTCAAGAAAATCCAGAAATCGTCATAATCGGAACTGGAAAGTTAGGGGTTATGAAAGTTTCAAAAGAATTTATTGAACTTGCCAGATCAAATAATATCAAGCTAATAATTGAAAATACTGAAAAAGCAATTGATATTTTTAATAAACTGCCAGATAAGAATAAAGTTATAGCTGTTTTTCATCTGACATGTTGA
- a CDS encoding ABC transporter ATP-binding protein, which translates to MIKMKKIKKIYDTGRVKVEALREIDLEVQNGEFISIMGPSGSGKSTLMNIIGCLDTPTSGEYFLENEKVSELSSNKLAEIRNKKVGFIFQNFNLLPYATGFENVELPMIFAGISYKERRKKTIELLERVGLKERMNHKSTELSGGEMQRVAIARALVNNPSIILADEPTGNLDTKSGEEIISIFVNLWKAGHTVLVITHNEKIAEKTQRTIRLLDGMIVNGN; encoded by the coding sequence ATGATAAAAATGAAAAAAATTAAAAAAATTTATGATACAGGAAGAGTAAAAGTCGAAGCACTGAGGGAGATTGACCTCGAGGTTCAAAATGGAGAGTTTATCTCAATTATGGGTCCTTCTGGTTCAGGAAAATCAACCCTGATGAACATCATTGGCTGTCTTGATACCCCAACTTCTGGAGAATATTTTCTTGAGAATGAAAAAGTTTCAGAACTTTCTTCGAATAAACTCGCTGAAATAAGAAATAAAAAAGTGGGTTTTATTTTTCAAAATTTTAATCTTCTTCCTTACGCTACAGGTTTTGAGAACGTGGAGCTTCCGATGATATTTGCAGGAATTTCTTACAAGGAAAGGAGGAAAAAGACAATAGAACTTCTTGAAAGAGTAGGGCTTAAGGAAAGGATGAATCATAAGTCAACCGAGCTATCTGGAGGCGAAATGCAGAGAGTGGCTATAGCAAGGGCCCTTGTCAACAACCCTTCTATTATTTTAGCAGATGAGCCAACTGGTAACCTTGACACAAAATCAGGAGAGGAAATTATTTCGATTTTTGTAAATTTATGGAAAGCAGGACATACAGTTCTTGTTATTACCCATAACGAAAAAATAGCGGAAAAAACTCAAAGAACTATTAGACTTCTTGATGGGATGATTGTTAATGGTAATTAA